A genomic stretch from Bradyrhizobium quebecense includes:
- a CDS encoding GMC family oxidoreductase: protein METFDYVIIGAGSAGSVLTNRLSEDAAVKVCVLEAGPSDWHPYIHLPAGFIKTFHMKSVNWAYQQEVGPYTGGRSIYAPRGKTLGGSSSINGHIYNRGQRQDFDTWAQLGNRGWGYPDVLPYFRRMERRIGEGDDTYRGRDGNLTVTTMDWQDPLCEAFMAGAVSLGIPRNPDYNGQIQEGVSYCQRTILNGLRVSAATAFLHPARKRPNVDVRTHAHVTGIIFEGKRAVGVRYNRGGKHGDPLEIRATKEVILSGGAYNSPQLLQLSGVGSPDLLKSHGIEVRHALPGVGEGLQDHYAPRSVARVKNIRTINELRRGLSLWGEAIKWATTRRGLLSLSPTMVYCFWHSGETTESSDLQLTFTPASYKEGVQGQLEDEPGMTVASWQQRPESRGYVRIRSADPFAPPIIQTNYLAEEIDRRVVVAGMKLARRLLASEPLKPYFAYEDFPGPKVTSDEELLAAATQRGTTTFHPGCTCRMGPADASWAVVDDQLRVHGMEGLRVIDASIMPRMISANLNASTLMIADKASDMIRGKQPEAAAKLPEYA, encoded by the coding sequence ATGGAAACGTTCGATTATGTGATCATCGGCGCAGGCTCCGCCGGGAGCGTGCTGACCAACCGGTTGAGTGAAGACGCTGCTGTCAAGGTTTGCGTGCTGGAGGCGGGGCCGAGCGACTGGCATCCCTACATCCATCTGCCGGCCGGCTTCATCAAGACCTTCCACATGAAGAGCGTGAACTGGGCCTACCAGCAGGAGGTGGGCCCTTACACCGGCGGCCGCAGCATCTACGCGCCGCGCGGCAAAACGCTCGGCGGCTCGTCCTCGATCAACGGCCACATCTACAATCGCGGCCAGCGCCAGGATTTCGACACCTGGGCGCAGCTCGGCAATCGCGGCTGGGGATATCCCGACGTGCTGCCCTATTTCCGGCGCATGGAGAGAAGGATCGGCGAGGGCGACGACACCTATCGCGGCCGCGACGGCAACCTCACCGTCACCACGATGGACTGGCAGGACCCGCTCTGCGAGGCCTTCATGGCGGGCGCGGTCAGCCTCGGCATTCCGCGCAATCCTGACTACAACGGCCAGATCCAGGAGGGCGTGTCGTACTGCCAACGCACCATCCTGAACGGCCTTCGGGTCAGCGCCGCGACCGCGTTCCTGCATCCGGCGCGAAAGCGCCCGAATGTCGACGTGCGCACGCACGCCCATGTCACCGGCATCATCTTCGAGGGCAAGCGCGCGGTCGGCGTGCGCTACAACCGCGGCGGCAAGCACGGCGATCCGCTCGAGATCCGCGCCACCAAGGAGGTCATCCTCTCCGGCGGCGCCTACAACTCGCCGCAGCTGTTGCAGCTCTCCGGCGTGGGTTCCCCCGACCTCCTGAAGTCGCACGGCATCGAAGTGCGCCACGCGCTGCCCGGTGTCGGCGAGGGCCTGCAGGATCACTACGCGCCGCGCTCGGTGGCGCGGGTCAAGAACATCCGGACCATCAACGAGCTGCGCCGCGGCCTCAGCCTGTGGGGCGAGGCGATCAAATGGGCGACGACGCGGCGCGGCCTGCTGTCGCTGTCGCCGACCATGGTCTACTGCTTCTGGCATTCCGGCGAGACCACCGAGAGCTCCGATTTGCAGCTCACCTTCACGCCGGCGAGCTACAAGGAGGGCGTGCAGGGCCAGCTCGAGGACGAACCCGGCATGACGGTGGCCTCATGGCAGCAGCGGCCGGAGAGCCGCGGCTATGTCCGGATCCGCTCCGCCGATCCGTTTGCGCCGCCGATCATCCAGACCAATTATCTCGCCGAGGAGATCGACCGCCGCGTCGTCGTCGCCGGCATGAAGCTGGCGCGCCGGCTGCTCGCCTCCGAGCCGCTCAAGCCGTATTTCGCCTATGAGGATTTTCCCGGCCCGAAGGTCACGAGCGACGAGGAGCTGCTCGCGGCCGCGACCCAGCGCGGCACCACCACCTTCCATCCCGGCTGCACCTGCCGGATGGGCCCGGCCGACGCGTCCTGGGCCGTGGTCGACGACCAGCTTCGGGTCCATGGCATGGAGGGCCTGCGCGTGATCGACGCCTCGATCATGCCGCGGATGATCTCAGCCAACCTCAACGCCTCGACCTTGATGATCGCCGACAAGGCCTCCGACATGATCCGCGGCAAGCAGCCCGAGGCGGCTGCGAAGCTGCCGGAGTATGCGTGA
- a CDS encoding flavin-containing monooxygenase produces the protein MNVQTQIRAAEPVTTEHFDVLIAGAGISGVGAAYHLTTQCPGTSFVVLETQKTFGGTWSTHRYPGIRSDSDLHTFGYRFKPWTSAPIASAAEILKYMGEVIDENDLARHIRYRHTITAANWSNETNLWTIDATRIDTGEQLRFTTNFFWMCQGYYRHDAGYTPEWTDMAKFKGTVVHPQTWPDDLDYKGKRVVVIGSGATAATLIPAMAKDAGHVTMLQRSPTYFRTGRNAIEIAEELRRLQVDEAWIHEITRRKILFEQDAFTRRTFAEPEGAKKDLLAAVEAVLGKDYDIATHFTPRYRPWRQRIAFIPDADLFHAIKGGKASVVTDEIERFTEKGILLKSGKELEADIIITATGFHLSANGGIDFAIDGKPLDFKDTVTYRGMMFTGVPNLVWVFGYFRASWTLRVDLVGDFVCRMLKHMKATGVSKVTPALRPEDHNMPLLPWIDPENFNPGYMMRGMHLLPKRGDKPEWQHNQDYWAEKDEFPAIDLEDKAFVYG, from the coding sequence ATGAACGTCCAGACCCAAATCCGCGCCGCCGAGCCCGTCACGACAGAGCATTTCGACGTCCTGATCGCAGGCGCCGGCATCTCCGGCGTCGGCGCCGCCTACCACCTCACCACGCAATGCCCGGGCACCAGCTTCGTGGTGCTGGAGACGCAGAAGACTTTCGGCGGCACCTGGTCCACCCACCGCTATCCCGGCATCCGTTCCGACAGCGACCTGCACACGTTCGGCTACCGCTTCAAGCCGTGGACCAGCGCCCCGATCGCCAGCGCCGCCGAGATCCTGAAATACATGGGCGAGGTGATCGACGAGAACGACCTCGCCCGCCACATCCGCTATCGCCACACCATCACCGCGGCGAACTGGTCGAACGAGACCAATCTCTGGACCATCGATGCCACCCGCATCGACACCGGCGAGCAGCTGCGCTTCACCACCAACTTCTTCTGGATGTGCCAGGGCTACTACCGCCATGACGCGGGCTACACGCCCGAATGGACCGACATGGCGAAGTTCAAGGGCACGGTGGTGCATCCGCAGACCTGGCCCGATGATCTCGACTACAAGGGCAAGCGCGTGGTCGTGATCGGCTCCGGCGCAACGGCCGCGACCCTGATTCCGGCGATGGCCAAGGACGCCGGCCATGTCACCATGCTGCAGCGTTCGCCGACCTATTTCCGCACCGGCCGCAACGCGATCGAGATCGCCGAGGAGCTGCGCAGGCTGCAGGTCGACGAGGCCTGGATCCACGAGATCACCCGCCGCAAGATCCTGTTCGAGCAGGACGCCTTCACCAGGCGGACCTTCGCCGAGCCCGAGGGCGCCAAGAAGGACCTGCTGGCGGCGGTCGAGGCCGTCCTCGGCAAGGACTACGACATCGCCACCCACTTCACGCCGCGCTACCGGCCGTGGCGGCAGCGCATCGCCTTCATTCCGGATGCCGACCTGTTCCACGCCATCAAGGGCGGCAAGGCTTCGGTCGTCACCGACGAGATCGAGCGCTTCACCGAGAAGGGTATCCTGCTCAAGTCCGGCAAGGAGCTCGAGGCCGACATCATCATCACCGCGACCGGCTTCCACCTCTCCGCCAATGGCGGCATCGACTTCGCAATCGACGGCAAGCCGCTCGACTTCAAGGACACCGTGACCTATCGCGGCATGATGTTCACCGGCGTGCCGAACCTCGTCTGGGTGTTCGGCTATTTCCGCGCCAGCTGGACCTTGCGCGTCGACCTGGTCGGCGACTTCGTCTGCCGCATGCTCAAGCACATGAAGGCGACCGGCGTGAGCAAGGTGACGCCGGCTCTGCGCCCCGAAGACCACAACATGCCGCTGCTGCCGTGGATCGATCCGGAGAACTTCAACCCCGGCTACATGATGCGCGGCATGCACCTGCTGCCGAAACGCGGCGACAAGCCGGAATGGCAGCACAACCAGGATTACTGGGCCGAGAAGGACGAATTCCCGGCGATCGACCTCGAGGACAAGGCGTTCGTCTACGGCTGA